In bacterium, the genomic stretch TTCTCGGGATTTTCCTACATCATGCTGCATCAGCTCGAGATGCACGCCTCGCGCTTCCGCACGCGCACGCAGGGCTGGCTGACGTGCCCGCTTGTCGTGCGCATGCCGTACGGCGCGGGCGTGCGCGCGCTGGAGCATCACTCGGAAAGCCGCGAACATCTGTATTCCGCGGTCACCGGCTGCAAGATCGTTTTGCCGAGCAGTCCGCGCAACGCCCGCGCGCTGATGGTGGCCGCGATCCGCGACCCCGACCCGGTCGTGTTCATGGAGCCCAAGCGCTCCTACCGCTCGTTCCGCGAAGAGGTGCCCGACGAGGAGGAGGTGCTGCCCCTTTGCCAGGCGCGGGTGGTGCGCGAAGGCGGCGATATCACCGTCGTCGGCTGGGGCGCCATGATGCCCGTCGTGCTGGAGGCGGTGGACGGCCTGCGGGAAAAACGCGGCGTGAACGCCGAGGTCATCGACGTGCTGACGGTTTCGCCGCTGGATTCCGACACGATCGTCGAGTCCGTGAAAAAAACGGGCCGCTGCGTC encodes the following:
- a CDS encoding alpha-ketoacid dehydrogenase subunit beta; the encoded protein is MAKLTMVQAINLALRQEMKNDETVVMLGEDVGRDGGVFRVTEGLWDEFGEARVIDTPLAESGILATAIGMAIGGLKPVAEMQFSGFSYIMLHQLEMHASRFRTRTQGWLTCPLVVRMPYGAGVRALEHHSESREHLYSAVTGCKIVLPSSPRNARALMVAAIRDPDPVVFMEPKRSYRSFREEVPDEEEVLPLCQARVVREGGDITVVGWGAMMPVVLEAVDGLREKRGVNAEVIDVLTVSPLDSDTIVESVKKTGRCVIVQEAPRSYSISSEIVARLNDEALLYLEAPVKRLTGYDIVTPYFGRENDFIHTPARVVKAIEETLDF